CAGACCATAGACCCCATAGTATAACCAAGTGGAGACACAGAAGAAGTGCAGATGAATAAGCATTTGAAGGATAGACGTTCCAGCAAATCTCCACACCCATAAACAAAATTAGACTGACACAGAAAAAAGGATCAGATTGATTATCACTAAAGGAATAATCATGCAAAAAACTATTACAATTACAGCAAATGGAAATCCAAAGCGCCTACCGCAGTAAAGTAGGGAATGGTGCACACCACAATAGGTAAGGTAAACTGTAGAAATACCTGCCGCAAACACATGAAAATGAGGGTTCATCACCTTCTCACTTCAAATTATAATGACATGCTCCCATCATAAATAGAAAATCATGTACACTACATTTTAAACGATAATTGTAAGCAATCTATGATATTTACTGGGGTTTATCCAAGCAGTTTCAACACCAGAGTAAATGTATATGGATTACTTTCTCCAAGAATTGAAGGAAATGCTTAAACAAACCTCTACGTAACGAAAACAGAAGGCAGAGAAGTATAAACTCAGATGGCAAGAAAGGCAGCCCATGGggaagaaattaatattatcaAGGTTGACTTTACCATTTTTAGACCAAAAGGTTAAATACCACTGGTATTTCAGAGCTGATCCAGATTTCCAATGTCTCAGGGAATTGATCCGGATGGAAGACAACACATCTTCCATTTCTTACTAGGAGGTAATCTCCTCTTTTAGGCCTTCACTTCCCGAAAAACAGAATGCTCAGTTGTAATAGTATCCCAATGCAAACTGAAGCAACTACGAATTAAGAATGTGGCGCATCACAAGAAAGGATGCTCAACCATAATGTAAACAGCACCTCTGGCTTGGTACTTAGGAATAAAAACGAAAATAAGCTTCATACACAGAAGAAGTTTCTGGAAAATAGGCAATCGATAGAATCGGTTTGCCGTGAAATCAGTCGACTTCCTAACTAACTCTAGACTATACTTCTGCATCCCATGCTGAATGGTTTTGGACTTTTGGGGGCAATTAATGACTCACATGTCCTGGCAGTGACACGATGCAGTCATTGAATCGATACATACCAGCACCATGGATATTACAAAATAACAGCATCAATTATAAACTCCCTTCAAGGCAGCCCCTAACTTGAAAGGTACTTTTATACTAACAACTGCCAACAATGATGTAGAGAAATGGAGGTAGAAAAACCAGATGTTCGCAATGGGAAAAGCTTTTGCTTGATAATTATGAATgccaaataaatattatagccataaaaaaaaaaaagggatcacCCTCAGTTATACAGATGGTACACAGCCCACTGGAAGCAACCGCCTAAGAGTAATGGTAGCACAGGTAATATTAGTAGTAAGATATAAGAAAAGTCCATGACATTTTTTGATGACGAGGAATACTAGAGACTGTGTAACcacaacatgtcttttatatGGTTAAACCAAACTAATGTAACACGTCCCCATCACACAGATCAGGTAAATCACTGGCTCTTCATCGATGGGGGCGTAGCCCTTAGAAATTTTTTTCACCCAAGGGTTTGAACCTTGGACTTAAACTAAGACCAAGGCTCTTACTACTTGAGCCAACTCCTAGGGCTACACACATGAAGCTTCAAATATATTTCCACCCCAACAGTACAATGTGGTACTTGATATAATTGTTAGAAAATACATAAGCAACTAGCAGTGTTGTTCAGCCACCAAATCAGTGTTGTATAGAAAAGTATTTCATCCATCAAAACTTACCATGAATAGAACTGATAGTGCAAAGATCGGGCGCAAAAAATGCCGATGAAGTTCCCAACAAACATTGTTGTCACAATATCTGATTCAATAAGGGAAAATTTTAGCATCCAAATTtaggaaaaggagagagagaagaaaagagcaAGGGGGTAGAGTCAGGGGATGGAGACCAAAAACACACTTAACCTgactaaaaagagaaataattcaAAGAGACAGAAACAGACATCCTCCTGATTTCATCTGGAACCCCAGCCACTTACGTTCTTTTTTCAGTATCTTGAAGGATGAATTGCTAAAGTCAGATCTCTTCAAAGATAGAAATCTAGAATGCAAAAAGTTGAGAAGCCCCCCTTCATGCCTACAGGAAAACATTAACTAAACATTATCCACTCCATGAACAAACACAACAATTTGGCTGCATCCAAAATACCAATATTCTATGGGAAAAACCATCTACAATGCGTTATTGCTTCACAACATGGTGTTTACAACCTCATATTTGCAAATCACCCTGGATTACTACTACAAAACAAGCAAAGTTTTTCCTTAATCCCACGTCCACATTATCATTGCAACTTCCAGTTTCTAATGATGAAAAACTTAAGCTGTTGTACTTACCTGCACCATCTACAATGAGTGAAAGCCGCAAGTAATACAAGGTGAGCAATCAGCAAAGAGACTGCAAATTCCTTCGAAACAAAAAGTGGTTCAGGAATGAACTTGAAGTTCACAGACCTGACAAAAGAGAGTGAAGGTTATTTTTCAACAGAACTCACCTCAATCAATCATGGGAGAAAATTAtctttaatatttcaaataacatcttttattttttttaaaagttatttcaAATAACATCTACAAAAGCAAAACTTGGAGATAGAATGCCATTCAAGTCTTTATGATACAGCATAACAAGGTTAGGAAATTATAGAGCTATATTTCACTTCAAAATGATTCAGACAAAAGAAACAACTAGAATGGACTAAAGCTCTGAATGTAACTAAAAGTTGGTGTGTGATTGTAGCATGATTCTTTGATTGAGTAATCACCATACTGACTCATGATTCTGGAGGGTGCATCTGGGATCACCCTCAATTAAATTGAACTCTACGGGGCCCTAGAATGATTTCTAATAACTATCTGAGGCATGTGTTGTCAaacacacataaaaaaaaaggatccaGAAAGTATCTGTCGAACACCATTTCAGAATAATTTAAACTACTCTTTGGATTATTTATGGAGCAAATAAGTACACATTGAGAAAGGTTCTCAAGAATCTGAAAAACCATATATTCAGAAGCAAGGTACCAAAAGTGGATGAAGACACGCCCAAGATTGAAAGCTCTGGATATGTAAGCAATCGGATGTGATAGAATGAAAGGTAGTCCCAACAGAATCTGTACAACCATTCACCGGGTGCAAACACATGAATACCATAGATAATGCCCTTTCTTACAATATAACGGCAGTTGAACTCCAACTCACCTAAGCACGTTGGACAAAAAACATATAAGAATGACGCATACATCCAACTTCCAGAATCCAGCTTTAAAATACTTGCATATAacatgagaaaaataataagggCTATATAttgattgaagaaaaatttcaaGCCTACACAGACAACCCCTTAGAATGAGGCTGACAGTGTAATTACCTGCACCAGTGCTGCACCAGCTAAAGCTGATATCACCCCACTAATATCCATAGCCTGTACAAGAAGTGTTCCAGGAACAAACAATGGTTgcttgaaaaattttaataaataatattggacTACCATTAAGAAATTTACGAACAGAAATTACCTTAACCATGAGAAGAAACAAAGGTGGAGCATATAGGAGCACATTCATCTTTATTGAAACGGCCCCACTgtacaaacaaaaaggaaaccaTCAACCctttacctttaaaaaaaaggtgCAGTAAGCAAGCCAAGATGCTACCTGAAAATGATCAACCCTAGATGCCACCTTCTGTAAAGAAATGATGCCAATGAAGCATGAAGTAGCATCATTGCAAAACAGTCATTAAAAAGGCGGAGCACAAAAATAGAGTGGATTCTTTTTGACAGACAAAGTAAGCTAAGAGCCCACCATGGAACCTGTAACACAAAAGAAGTGAAGCTTATTAAAGTTAAGAAAAAACAGacaaggagagagggagagggagagagagagttatgaaATCTGTAATGTTTCAAAGCATGAATACTTCTTAAAAATTTACTTTCAGGTTAATTTCCAGAAGCCGCTTTCCATTACAGTTTCGCAATAAGGGAATTCGGTTTTAACGTTCAAATATCAGACACTTGACTCCATTCAAAAGTTGATGTTGTACACCTATCACCAAAGACTAAGCCAACGAAGCATGCACATGAAACAATCGTTGCTGCAGAACATCTACTTTAAGAGCAGTGAGCAGTATCCAGTCTTCAGTTTAAAAAACCAGATAgctatacttatcaaaaaaaaaaaccagatagCTATAACACCTCAGATACAGAATATGATTAAATTGCTGAATAAAGCATGCAATGCAATTTGATCCTATTATAGGCCCCACCTAGAGGAGCTCCAACTACATATTGACAAAGGGACAGAAATAAAACCACATCAAGtagccaaaaaaagaaaaccagagGTCGCCCAACTTAGTGATAAAGAACCTTTGATGTCAAGGCAAAACAAGCCCATGATCATGCATAGGCTCAGGCTAAGCACCAAACTTAACCACTGCCCTGGCTAGCATCAAACACTCACATGCAAACTGACCAATAGAAGCTGATACAAGCTGAGCATAATGGCATACACCACACACAGCCATGTGGACCCATCAACATTGGAGGCATAAATCAGttgataaaaaagaaactagATACTAATGCGAGAGACTCCAAAAATAAGTTGATAGCAACAGCACCTGAACAAACGTAGGAATCTTAACTATCAAAATACGTAGGAATCTTAACCTTAATTAGAGGCAGTGTCGTGACAACAGACCACCTATCCTGGGCCCGGCAGTCAGAGGTGGCCTGAATTAATGCATAATAGAGAGTCCCATATATTAAACCAAACATTTTAGACGTCTGGAggatttgtttttcaaaattctgtgaaaaaacaagaattttttaaGGACTAGACGATACTATCACCTTCTTCCCAGTGTCCAGGTTTCAGAAGCACCATTTAATTgcctaataaaaaaaactgctgAAACAATCAATCAGACCAAGCTTAAACGCAGTCTATCTCATAGTTCTCTACGCTGCACCTCTCCCCCTCTTCCTTCAGTGCTCAAGTCGATTTAGATCCCTCGTCCTCATATCCTTTCACTCCCATCTCTTCCCCCTTCTAATTTTTCGGATGCAGTGAAGCCCCCATATGTCCACAGCTAGGCCTGATTATGCTCCTCCAGCACTTGTTTAagttattcaaatttcattaaGAGCGCAGCTCACTGTGAACCAAATATTCTCAACTAGCACTTAATATTGTATACCAGTAACATTGGCAGCTGCTATCAATTGTCAGACATATCACAATGAAGCATGTAGTTGATGGCAACTCACACCACCCTGAAAATGCATGCATTGGTTTGAAAATACACACAATCCAACTATTGAATCTACAATTACACTCCATATATCAACTAATATCTTTTATATCAAAATCCTTCTTggattggcaccaggtgtccagGAACAAAGTCCTAACTACTCCTGTGGGGTGCACATGCTCTCTcgacaaggagtttcctgcaagtgcacctcaagTAATTCAAGAGGAAATTTCACTAGTCtaatggcccctagaaattgtctATACCCaaggattcaaaccttagacctggagggagcatactaCCAAGACCAAGGCTATTACCACTTGTGCCAACCCCTAGGCATTCAAAACCCAACTAATATCTCTTGTATACAGCCCGTGTACTTGGACACACCTTTTGCATAGATTAACGGAGttaattacatataaaataaataaatcaaaatcattATCAAGTAACCATCAGTGACATAGATGTCTCTTTTTTGAGTTTCATAAGTAATGCAAATCTATGTTACTCTTTTTCGAGTTAAGAATGACATAAATGTCTCTTAAAGTCAAAATTAGCACTTTATCTTCAACAAAGTGGAGCATATTCATACCACATCAGTCTTCATGTAGATGACTAAGACAATTCCCAGATTTATAATGTACAAAAAGCCGAACAAAATCTGCACCACCATAAAAGAATATTAACAATGAGGTAGTCATTTACTGTGGGACATTCATGGATATCAATCTAAACTCTTCAATATAGAAATGATTTCACTTCATTatccaaagaaaaaagaggggttggggttggggtggGGGCGAGGGATAGAGGAGATTATGATATCAGCTTATAATGGCATAACTGCAACCAAAATACTCCCCTCAATTCAAGTTCTCATAGAAATCCACAGAGCATGACCACTCATTTTACTTTAAAACACTTTAGCACTAGTTTTTGGTGCCAAGTGAACCAACCAGGCAGTCATTTTCATTGATTCAAGCAAATACGAACAACttcaagtttatttttcaaaataaaattgaagtacCTGAGCTGGAGAGACCTCCCCACCTGTAACAGATTGAATTGCagaataaatatagagaaaCCCAGCTGGATAGACCAGAGGCCCTGTGTCCCCTTTCAATTTGCTGTAATCCCTTTCTCCTCCAAGAAACCCACTTACCTGTTTCACAAGCAGATCAAACAGTACTGACCCATTTCACCAAAATAAAAGTCATACCAAGCCAGAAAACAAAATTACTCAACACCTCATTTGGTAGTTTAGAGCAACTAAACCAAGTTATACAAAGCCTTCAATCGAAACTAATAACCTAACAAACACAAAAGGCAAGTGTTAGGGGGAAAAATGGGCAACACCAAGCAGGTTGAGGGCCCAATCGCAGGCCTCAAGCACTCCGTACAAGAATGGCCCAATGAACCGCACTCAAGCGAACCCGCGGGGTGTGGAAAAGGAGACTTGCGCCTGCAGGAACGGCTACTGATTCAGTTGGCACAGGGCAAGTTTGAATCACCCACCCCTCCCTGGCGCAATGCTGAGAGGGctacagtatttttttttttttttataagtaaaaatatatatatatatatcaaaagaagTAACTAaatacactgaatgtatacaagagaacaccttgcccataaTATAAATCccctaataacccaaaaagcttgtgaaaaacaacccaaaatacaccaagcccgacccAACCCCTTGCTTCctgtagaactaaaactctacccaaaaACCCCACTCCAACCCCTTGTTTTCCTGTCTTCACAATAAAGTGGACCCTCAAGAGACATGCCTGTGTCAAGCCCCGAACCCCATAGGGTCCAAGAGAAGACGTCACAGTAAACATGGTGATGTCTCCGTCAAAGCATGGGCAGGCGTCAGATTACCTAGGGAAAGGAATGGCAACCACTACTCTCTAAACAATATGAGTTGTGCTACACTCACCGAGGATTTAGCCCGACAAATTCTCCCGAGAAGGCAAAATgcctttttttcatacatttttttatatccttaaacatttaaatcacaacatcattcaaaaacatttccttaatcactaagtgaaaaaaaaaaaaaaatgcatcggGACCCATTGTCGGTAGGGATCCTTGGAATACAAAACATTTCCCAAACAATATACAGCATGCGGGAGGTCAGCCAAAAGGCATGATCATCTGTCCAACTatctccttttcctttttctatatACCTTCCCTGTAAGAGGACGAAAAGGAactaactttggcattggaggCTTCCCCTGAATACTCAGGGGCCAATCTGTTCACAGGTATTCAGCAGGACAGTGAGCATACCGAAATTGACCTCAACAGCAAGTATACCAAAGAGCCCAATCGGTAgctaagaaaacaaaaataaagcatttaatatggaatattatttatttcattcaaaGAATTAGAATTGGATTTTCTGTTTCGTTTTCTCGGGAACGAAACAAAGTCTAAAAAGACTTTGATTTGTTCGCATACCTGTGACATGTAAGCGTCCCAGTCAATCTTCGTATCTGAAACCAACAATCACAATGTCACAAAAACGCGGCCatttcaagagagaacaaaagaaAGAGATACATGAAGGAAATGGATTATTTACAGGGAACGTAGGCGATGATGAGAGAGACGAGGACGGAATCGGCCAAAATCAATGCGAAAGCAAAGGGTACTTTAGGGTTTCTGAACAGTTTGGATGTCGGAGCCGTCGATCTCGGCGAGGGTTTCGCATGCAGCGCCGATCGGGCCGCCATGGTTATTTTCTCTGTCGTCGCTCCCAGTCCCAGAGAGTAGACAGCGTCGCGGAAGTAGTACGGATCGTTTTAGACGTTATTGGGCTTTTAACGGTATCGAAGCATTCCCATTGGATTATGGGAGGTTTGGACAGTCAGTTGAGAGCGAGTCGGGTTGGATTGAAATGAGATAGATCAAATTGAACGAGCAATGCTACGACATGGGACTGTACTATATgtttaagtaattttattttaaaattttttaaaattataaaaatatctcttttaaaattatgttttttcttttttaataaaagatctGCACATGCAattcctaaataaaaattacaaatagaatttctcaaattgaacgagtaatgttaaatataattatgaaatgtataAGTATCgcttaatttttttgaaaagtaattgagtttattattaaattttttttatgtaggtctcatatttatttatttttttaaaaataattgtgtaaCGTTGTGCACTCcacgattacaaatattatttttcatatattttttcatcacataattatatataaacgtgttaaactattaaaatcatgtctgttaatatttttttcttatttaaaatatataacagtttatttttaaattcaatagtcattttattatattatctaaacatttttttttatttacagtcTTTTTGTTTTAACGATAGCTTTTATTTATGGACATTACAATTGCTAGATATCAATATGCTATATCTAACTTAGGTGGATAATAtaagcatgattttttttatgtgttgcAAACACGGAAGAATATGTGGttgattttaaaagttattacaataatatcagTCTCCTCGTGCTGTAAACCCAAAGTACATTTCGATTTTTTAGGAGCATTTCTCTAAAATAGTAAATTGCAAAGATTGCATTATAATAACAAGATTTCATTaaacaaattttcataattaataagtttttattgttttacattttatttttcaaacattcCCTAGAATTTCATCTGGGAGAACTTATTTTTACATGGTCTATATGATGGTTTTGACAGCACTGCATCAGACATTGATCATTAGATGTAGCTTAATTATAAGAACTACATTGTGGtagataaataagaaaataaaatcataaaattatagtaattaaagaatataagaataaaatgcTCATTTACACAGGCTACAATATCCAACAAATTGTAGATGAAGTTAAGAACTTGATTAGTTTACTAATACTGGCACGATTGGAGTGTTTTCGTAATTTTTTAACaacaatttcaattttgatttcgaattctaattttttttaactctattGAGTGATTGTCGGCCGGAATAAGAGCCAGAAATTTTCTCCACTGttattaggtctcgtttggatacgaaaatgatttcatctcatctcattttatcattataatttttttaaatatattaaaaaataatattataataatattttattcaacttttaacttttatctaaaactatttcatttcatttcactgtCCAAACGAAACATTCTAAAAATTTGGAGGAAGTCTATTAAATACAAGCACGAGTAAAATATGCTCTTAGAATAGTATAAATGAGTAGTCTatcaaatatgtatttatatttttacttgtatttttacttacaaaactcattttgttaattttcttttgaaatataaattttaaattttaaaattttgaaatttaaattttaaattttaaaattttaaaatttcatgatttttaatatatcaatatttgacacgtgaagaagtaaattttttataaattttttttaaatacatttaatatttttcaatataaataaatgagatgaaagagaGAGTAGCGATGACTGATGAAGtgtcaagaaatgaaaaccaATTGGGATATTGCTTGGAAGATCGGCGCTTTTCACCGATAAAGTGTACCAAtcaatttatttcagtttttttaattttgggtttttatgatatttttaaaaaatattaaaaatataaaatgaagttaTCAGTATACTTCCCGATCAAGAATTGTCTATTGTATCATATTTTTTCAACCTACTATACTTCATGGAGACTCTTATGGCACAGCGTGATAGATTGAAGTGAAGGTCTAATAATTACAAGAAATGTACAGTTAAAGCAtactataaaattttgtcaacaCAAGATCATACTCTATTTCTTTAGAAGAATATTTAGAGGTCTCGTGtgccatctcgtccgatcccatcgtcgcccagctACAATCCAgaggacgtcactcagtatattcagctcccgagtgaccaaaagagctccaccgagataataccccatctcggcttggggtcgtgatacacacgcacccaaaatcctttaacacatgaaaacccagtttttatgaaacacatgaacatgaatgcatgtacacgaaaacctagtttcctttacaaacatgatcatgcgtgcaatatgccatgtacatgaacaacaccaaaaccaacaatcagcatttcacaataccaaccaaacacacaactccgtccacaatccatccgacccccgaactccttggactcagtccggcatgtccaaccagttcacaataatatgggttagtgcaaaaatatatttaaatcacgatagttctttggaaaaatacttacagtgctatataataatttctgaaagatcaTGGAGcagcaaaaggtggcgacacagcaacgtaacagtgtaaaatacactgtgaccgtgggtctcaaatacccacttttgagtGGAGATAAACtaagatccgaaattgatagagtagggcctagagaggtcggtgaagccaatggtggtggtggtttgccgtgggtggtggcgcaaatggtggttttaggccaaaaatacccaaatcgaaaatgaggttggatgtacttcaccgatgacggatcggagctggggttgggtccattgggttgctaggaggtcaaggatgaagtggtgaagagatggtggccggaggtggcgcaacGGCgacgctggagctcaagatgcgccacGGCTGGATGTTGCGAGTGGAGGCTATCGGCGGcaagataggggctgggatttgggagatgaggtcgccggccgatggggaggtGAACGGAatgggcggtgtcggtcacgggCAGCTCACGACGGctggctgggtggaggagaaattggacgggagagagggagggggtgcgtcacgcggggggggggggggggggggggggaagttgggggaaggaaaagaaaaaaaaaaaaaaaaaaaagaaaaagggaaaaagaaaaatgaagagaaagaaatgaggtccaattctcacatcttgggtcacaaaaaatgatccaacgaaaatgattttaaaacaacatctcaattaaaataatttaaacgtaatgatacaataaaaataaaataattaaatctcacaatcaattaatttaaaaagaagaacaatttaaatgtacaacaataaataaatattaagaaaacataacaatttaattttcacaatttaaagatcataaaataactcatttaaaatatccgataattataaattaagagaataaatttttgaattattaaaaataatccttcagtaaaaatacactaaaatacagggtgttataAATTCTATTATGCATCGtacattcatccaaataaaTTCTTTTGAAGGCTACCGATGCCTTTTCTcgtattattttgttgaattacTCATATATCGTCTGAATGTATTTCGTAGGAGCTTTTGCATGCAATGTCCATTTTTCTTGTGTATTCAAGCTGCAGTCGCAGCATACGAACCATACTTCGTCCAAAGATGAGATGCTACTAGAAGACTTGGGCCTtacttccttaaaaaaataaatgttgcaACGAGAATACTAGCCTATGGAGTAGCTGGTGATTTTATGGACGAATTATTGAGGATTGCAAATAACACAGCAACTAAGTGTTtgacaaaattaatttaggcTGTCATTTGTATCTTCTCCGACAAGTACCTATGGTCACCAAATGACATCGATATTGCTAGATTGCTAGCAGTTGGAGAAAGTCGTAGGTTTCCTTCCAGGGATGTTAGGGAGTATTGATTGCAAGCattgaaaatggaaaaattgTCCAAGTTCATGGAAAAGAATATATTGTGGTCATATTCATAAATCAATGATAATTTCTAAAACTGTAACGTCATACGATCTTTGGATATGACATGTATTTTTTGGGTTACCATGCtctaataatgatattaatttcCTAGAACATTATTCTGTTTTAAGAGAG
This genomic interval from Juglans microcarpa x Juglans regia isolate MS1-56 chromosome 4D, Jm3101_v1.0, whole genome shotgun sequence contains the following:
- the LOC121260575 gene encoding dol-P-Man:Man(5)GlcNAc(2)-PP-Dol alpha-1,3-mannosyltransferase, which encodes MAARSALHAKPSPRSTAPTSKLFRNPKVPFAFALILADSVLVSLIIAYVPYTKIDWDAYMSQVSGFLGGERDYSKLKGDTGPLVYPAGFLYIYSAIQSVTGGEVSPAQILFGFLYIINLGIVLVIYMKTDVVPWWALSLLCLSKRIHSIFVLRLFNDCFAMMLLHASLASFLYRRWHLGLIIFSGAVSIKMNVLLYAPPLFLLMVKAMDISGVISALAGAALVQILLGLPFILSHPIAYISRAFNLGRVFIHFWSVNFKFIPEPLFVSKEFAVSLLIAHLVLLAAFTHCRWCRHEGGLLNFLHSRFLSLKRSDFSNSSFKILKKEHIVTTMFVGNFIGIFCARSLHYQFYSWYFYSLPYLLWCAPFPTLLRLILFMGVEICWNVYPSNAYSSALLLCLHLVILWGLWSAPSEYPYLDNKAYKEKRKEK